ATGGAATTGATCCTCTCGGGATCTCCCTCTCTGCCAGGGAGATCGAGATCATCGAGCTCGTGGCAGAGGGACTGACCAATCAGGAAATTGCTGATCGTCTCACCATCAGCAAACGAACGGTCGACAACCATGTGAGCAACGTGTTCACCAAAACCGGTTCAAAGAACAGGGTGGCTCTGCTCAACTGGGCGATGGACAACGGCAAGATCTGCCGCGATGGCTTCAACTGTTGCGTCCTTCCAGAAAACGATGCCCCTTCACCCTGATGGTTGAGGAGACAGGTTCCGGCAGGCTTTGCAAGGAGCTGGGACCAACGGGAATCTGAAACAGCATTGCGTATTCGAGGCAAGCCTCCAAGCTGGATCCCGCAAAGCGCAGCATTCCAGTTGTGTCGTAGAGACCCACCACTGGAAACGACCACCAATAAGGATCTCTCAAAGCTAAAGGAAATCTGAAGATAAATCCAGTCCGCCCTTAAGCCCAACCAAAACGACGCCGAGCTTCCACCGGCCAAGCCTGAACCGGATGCTGCGCCAGCACCGCATTGCTCCAGCGGGACTCTCCGGTGATCTCCTCTCCACACCAGGGTGGAATCGTCAAATCGACCTGGGCCGACGCCAGCTCCACCTCCGCCAGCACCAATGGGGCGTTTTCTCCCTGAAAGAAATCCACCACCCAGTCACCACCAGGCCAATCCAACGCGTAGCGGACTTTGTCCAGGCGGTGCGGTGCCAGATCCCAAAGGGCCTCAGCATCCGCCACCGGAATCGGATACTCGAACTCGTGTCGCACCAGGCCAACGGCATCAGCAGCCGCCTTGAGGGTGAGCCAGGCCTGATCCGTGCCGCGCAGGCGGATCCGCACTGTCATCCCCTCTGCACTTGCGGCCAGGTACCCCTGTCGTAGGGCCTGTCCGGGGCCGGCACTGCTGCGCCAGGCGTCAGAGCGCACCAGAAAACGTCGTTCAATCTCCAGAGCCATGGATCAATTCTGGGACGGCTGCGCCGCCTGCAGGCTTCCCGCCCAGTGAAGCTTGTGCGACAGCGTTCTGTAATACGAGGGACTTTGATTCAGCAACACCATCAGGGCATGGTGACGCGCCTGCTGAACGACACAGCACTCACCTGGTTCCAGAACTGTGCAGCCCACACCGTCCTTCCAGAGCTTGATCCGGTGATCGCCGGCACCCAAGGGCCAGATCGCCAACCTGGCCCGCGGCGGCACCACCAGCGTTCGGCTGGAAAGACTCATCGGGCAGATCGGGGCGACGATGATGGCATCAATGCCGGGATGCAGGATCGGCCCCCCCGCCGCCAGGGCGTAACCGGTGGATCCGGTGGGCGTGGAGAGAATCAGGCCATCTCCACGCACCTGGTCGACCACTTCTCCATCAATCTCCAACTCCAGGGTGCAGGTGGGCGAAATCTCATCGCGATAGGCCCTCAGATAGAAGTCGTTGAAGGCCCAGTGGTGCTCTTCGTCATCTTCCAGATCCGGCTGTTGCAACAGGCCAGGGGATGCCGTTCGTTCTTCAGCGGAGCGGCGATCGACCATGGCCTGAAGCATCATGCGCCGTTCGATCGCGAACTGATCGTCCTGAAGTCGCTGCCAGATCTGATCGCCACGCAACACCCGGCGATCGTGGGTGAGAAAGCCCAGATGGCCTCCCACATTGATGCTCAGGATCGG
The Synechococcus sp. PROS-U-1 DNA segment above includes these coding regions:
- a CDS encoding helix-turn-helix transcriptional regulator; the protein is MSSLDGIDPLGISLSAREIEIIELVAEGLTNQEIADRLTISKRTVDNHVSNVFTKTGSKNRVALLNWAMDNGKICRDGFNCCVLPENDAPSP
- a CDS encoding CYTH domain-containing protein, giving the protein MALEIERRFLVRSDAWRSSAGPGQALRQGYLAASAEGMTVRIRLRGTDQAWLTLKAAADAVGLVRHEFEYPIPVADAEALWDLAPHRLDKVRYALDWPGGDWVVDFFQGENAPLVLAEVELASAQVDLTIPPWCGEEITGESRWSNAVLAQHPVQAWPVEARRRFGWA
- a CDS encoding NAD(+) kinase; protein product: MRLDRVWVIYRADSQPAQREARQCAKELKALGTHVVTAMSGPRVNPFPGLLAVEDALPDLALVLGGDGTVLGAARHLAVHDIPILSINVGGHLGFLTHDRRVLRGDQIWQRLQDDQFAIERRMMLQAMVDRRSAEERTASPGLLQQPDLEDDEEHHWAFNDFYLRAYRDEISPTCTLELEIDGEVVDQVRGDGLILSTPTGSTGYALAAGGPILHPGIDAIIVAPICPMSLSSRTLVVPPRARLAIWPLGAGDHRIKLWKDGVGCTVLEPGECCVVQQARHHALMVLLNQSPSYYRTLSHKLHWAGSLQAAQPSQN